One Notolabrus celidotus isolate fNotCel1 chromosome 16, fNotCel1.pri, whole genome shotgun sequence DNA window includes the following coding sequences:
- the LOC117827944 gene encoding probable C-mannosyltransferase DPY19L4 isoform X1, whose product MTEFRCRKTETVEGDEEEDEPKHEPELHIASANGPVNPEDDGSAEGGDDKQQKDEGEDEEEDAQSKEEESRKPESPVKRSNKSSTSGFLQRLVRVFFGCLAAVACGMLYAVYLSTYHDRKFWFSTRQELEREITFQEGSGLYYYYYKHLLTVPSFERGFYELTLDNNTISGQTINAVDLLSLYPELITSFLYRVTGSQDVVEPIYFYVGAVFGLQAVYVTALFVCSWVMSGTWVAGMLAVAWYVINRPDTTKVDQAIPLRDNWALPYFSCQVAALTGFLSNNISSAAEMFCYLTMSATTFTFLLVWEHSHYVLFIQGLCLFLLDSFDLVPTRKMADIHKVYLSSLFLAYLFQFQNPTLLSSPLLSLMIGSVLARYFQQKMKMGPLVARVMKLFLHFHLVFTTGITFSYLVKKLLPVSESDFILKFLEVKFGLNTTTDFIPNFLMCQEGLQSPGQDLFLRLTQASVFPFYLLVLSVCLLSTLQTIYRRLSGQPMKTNLKLEDGRIGEQPEVIYHVFHTLLFGGLALLFDGMKYLWTPYVCMFTAFGVCSPELWMTVFKWLKLKSIHPVVLSLILSTAVPTIIGFSLWREYCPRVLSELSDLSEFYDPDTVELISWIRSQAPLAAVFAGSPQLLGTVKLCSGSAVTSLPLYSDINLLKRTEDTYQVYAMRSAEDIYKILTAQKTNYVIIEESICNELSLIKGCRIKDLLDISNGHVVYDKGEMYSFSKHGRFCQEIKMNYSPYTNYFTRVFWNRSYHIYKVNSVISFQY is encoded by the exons ATGACCGAGTTCAGATGTCGTAAAACAGAGACtgtagaaggagatgaagaggaggacgaaCCAAAACATGAACCCGAGTTGCACATTGCAA GTGCTAATGGACCGGTGAACCCAGAGGATGATGGGTCTGCTGAAGGAGGAGATGACAAGCAGCAGaaagatgaaggtgaagatgaagaagaggatgcTCAAAGCAAAGAGGAGGAATCAAGGAAACCAGAATCACCTGTTAAAAGATCTAATAAGTCCTCTACAT caGGTTTCTTGCAGCGCCTGGTGAGGGTGTTCTTCGGATGTCTGGCAGCAGTTGCCTGTGGCATGCTGTATGCCGTGTATCTGTCTACATATCATGACAGGAAGTTCTGGTTTTCCACAAGACAG GAGCTAGAGCGAGAAATCACCTTCCAAGAAGGCAGCGGActctattattactattacaaGCACCTGCTGACAGTGCCATCGTTTGAAAGAG GGTTTTATGAGCTGACGCTGGATAACAACACTATTTCAGGTCAAACCATCAACGCAGTGGATCTTCTGTCCCTGTATCCAGAGCTCATCACAAGCTTCCTATACAGAGTCACAGGCAGCCAG GATGTCGTGGAGCCCATCTACTTCTATGTCGGAGCGGTTTTCGGCCTCCAGGCGGTCTACGTCACCGCCCTGTTTGTGTGCAGCTGGGTGATGAGCGGCACCTGGGTGGCCGGCATGTTGGCTGTGGCCTGGTACGTGATCAACAG ACCAGATACAACCAAAGTGGACCAGGCCATTCCTCTACGGGACAACTGGGCTCTGCCTTACTTCTCTTGCCAGGTCGCTGCTTTGACTGGATTCCTAAGTAATAATATCAGCTCTGCTGCAGAG ATGTTTTGCTATCTCACCATGAGTGCCACCACCTTCACCTTCCTGCTGGTGTGGGAACACAGTCACTACGTGCTCTTCATCCAGGGCCTCTGCCTTTTCTTGCTCGACTCGTTTGACTTGGTGCCAACACGTAAG ATGGCTGACATCCACAAGGTGTACCTCAGCTCTTTGTTCCTGGCCTACTTGTTCCAGTTTCAGAACCCGACACTGCTCAGCTCTCCTCTGCTCAGCCTCATGATCGGCTCAGTGCTCGCGAGGTACTTCCAG CAAAAAATGAAGATGGGACCTCTTGTAGCCAGAGTAATGAAACTCTTTTTACATTTCCACCTGGTCTTCACTACAGGAATCACCTTCAGTTATTTAGTGAAG aaacttCTACCTGTCAGTGAGAGTGATTTCATATTGAAATTCCTGGAAGTAAAGTTTGGACTCAACACAACAAC CGACTTCATCCCAAACTTCCTCATGTGCCAAGAGGGTTTACAGTCACCTGGTCAGGACTTATTCCTGCGACTGACTCAGGCCTCAGTCTTTCCTTTCTACTTACTGgtgctctctgtctgcctgctgTCCACACTGCAGACCATCTACAGAAGACTCAG TGGACAGCCAATGAAAACCAACCTGAAACTTGAAGACGGGCGAATAGGAGAACAGCCAGAGGTCATATATCATGTTTTTCACACGTTGCTTTTCGGAGGCCTTGCTCTGCTGTTTGATGG gaTGAAATATTTATGGACCCCATACGTCTGCATGTTTACAGCATTTGGTGTTTGTTCTCCAGAGCTCTGGATGACTGTATTTAAGTGGCTTAAACTGAAGTCCATCCACCCTGTAGTTCTG TCTCTGATTCTGAGCACAGCGGTCCCTACAATCATTGGTTTCAGTTTGTGGAGAGAG TACTGCCCTCGTGTCTTATCAGAGCTGTCAGACCTGTCTGAGTTCTATGACCCAGATACAGTCGAGCTGATCAGCTGGATCAG GTCTCAGGCTCCGCTGGCGGCTGTCTTCGCAGGAAGCCCTCAGCTGTTAGGGACGGTGAAGCTGTGCTCGGGTTCAGCTGTGACCAGTTTACCGCTTTACTCCGACATCAACCTGCTGAAGAGGACTGAGGAT ACGTATCAGGTGTATGCAATGAGATCTGCAGAGGACATCTACAAGATCCTGACCGCTCAGAAGACAAACTACGTGATCATCGAGGAGTCCATCTGTAACGAGCTCAGTCTCATTAAAGGCTGCAGGATAAAAGACCTGCTCGACATATCAAACGGACAT GTTGTTTATGATAAAGGAGAGATGTACTCATTCTCCAAGCACGGACGATTCTGCCAGGAGATTAAAATGAACTACTCGCCCTACACAAACTACTTCACTCGAGTTTTCTGGAACCGCTCGTACCACATCTACAAAGTCAACTCTGTCATCTCCTTCCAGTACTGA
- the LOC117827944 gene encoding probable C-mannosyltransferase DPY19L4 isoform X2: MTEFRCRKTETVEGDEEEDEPKHEPELHIASANGPVNPEDDGSAEGGDDKQQKDEGEDEEEDAQSKEEESRKPESPVKRSNKSSTCFLQRLVRVFFGCLAAVACGMLYAVYLSTYHDRKFWFSTRQELEREITFQEGSGLYYYYYKHLLTVPSFERGFYELTLDNNTISGQTINAVDLLSLYPELITSFLYRVTGSQDVVEPIYFYVGAVFGLQAVYVTALFVCSWVMSGTWVAGMLAVAWYVINRPDTTKVDQAIPLRDNWALPYFSCQVAALTGFLSNNISSAAEMFCYLTMSATTFTFLLVWEHSHYVLFIQGLCLFLLDSFDLVPTRKMADIHKVYLSSLFLAYLFQFQNPTLLSSPLLSLMIGSVLARYFQQKMKMGPLVARVMKLFLHFHLVFTTGITFSYLVKKLLPVSESDFILKFLEVKFGLNTTTDFIPNFLMCQEGLQSPGQDLFLRLTQASVFPFYLLVLSVCLLSTLQTIYRRLSGQPMKTNLKLEDGRIGEQPEVIYHVFHTLLFGGLALLFDGMKYLWTPYVCMFTAFGVCSPELWMTVFKWLKLKSIHPVVLSLILSTAVPTIIGFSLWREYCPRVLSELSDLSEFYDPDTVELISWIRSQAPLAAVFAGSPQLLGTVKLCSGSAVTSLPLYSDINLLKRTEDTYQVYAMRSAEDIYKILTAQKTNYVIIEESICNELSLIKGCRIKDLLDISNGHVVYDKGEMYSFSKHGRFCQEIKMNYSPYTNYFTRVFWNRSYHIYKVNSVISFQY; the protein is encoded by the exons ATGACCGAGTTCAGATGTCGTAAAACAGAGACtgtagaaggagatgaagaggaggacgaaCCAAAACATGAACCCGAGTTGCACATTGCAA GTGCTAATGGACCGGTGAACCCAGAGGATGATGGGTCTGCTGAAGGAGGAGATGACAAGCAGCAGaaagatgaaggtgaagatgaagaagaggatgcTCAAAGCAAAGAGGAGGAATCAAGGAAACCAGAATCACCTGTTAAAAGATCTAATAAGTCCTCTACAT GTTTCTTGCAGCGCCTGGTGAGGGTGTTCTTCGGATGTCTGGCAGCAGTTGCCTGTGGCATGCTGTATGCCGTGTATCTGTCTACATATCATGACAGGAAGTTCTGGTTTTCCACAAGACAG GAGCTAGAGCGAGAAATCACCTTCCAAGAAGGCAGCGGActctattattactattacaaGCACCTGCTGACAGTGCCATCGTTTGAAAGAG GGTTTTATGAGCTGACGCTGGATAACAACACTATTTCAGGTCAAACCATCAACGCAGTGGATCTTCTGTCCCTGTATCCAGAGCTCATCACAAGCTTCCTATACAGAGTCACAGGCAGCCAG GATGTCGTGGAGCCCATCTACTTCTATGTCGGAGCGGTTTTCGGCCTCCAGGCGGTCTACGTCACCGCCCTGTTTGTGTGCAGCTGGGTGATGAGCGGCACCTGGGTGGCCGGCATGTTGGCTGTGGCCTGGTACGTGATCAACAG ACCAGATACAACCAAAGTGGACCAGGCCATTCCTCTACGGGACAACTGGGCTCTGCCTTACTTCTCTTGCCAGGTCGCTGCTTTGACTGGATTCCTAAGTAATAATATCAGCTCTGCTGCAGAG ATGTTTTGCTATCTCACCATGAGTGCCACCACCTTCACCTTCCTGCTGGTGTGGGAACACAGTCACTACGTGCTCTTCATCCAGGGCCTCTGCCTTTTCTTGCTCGACTCGTTTGACTTGGTGCCAACACGTAAG ATGGCTGACATCCACAAGGTGTACCTCAGCTCTTTGTTCCTGGCCTACTTGTTCCAGTTTCAGAACCCGACACTGCTCAGCTCTCCTCTGCTCAGCCTCATGATCGGCTCAGTGCTCGCGAGGTACTTCCAG CAAAAAATGAAGATGGGACCTCTTGTAGCCAGAGTAATGAAACTCTTTTTACATTTCCACCTGGTCTTCACTACAGGAATCACCTTCAGTTATTTAGTGAAG aaacttCTACCTGTCAGTGAGAGTGATTTCATATTGAAATTCCTGGAAGTAAAGTTTGGACTCAACACAACAAC CGACTTCATCCCAAACTTCCTCATGTGCCAAGAGGGTTTACAGTCACCTGGTCAGGACTTATTCCTGCGACTGACTCAGGCCTCAGTCTTTCCTTTCTACTTACTGgtgctctctgtctgcctgctgTCCACACTGCAGACCATCTACAGAAGACTCAG TGGACAGCCAATGAAAACCAACCTGAAACTTGAAGACGGGCGAATAGGAGAACAGCCAGAGGTCATATATCATGTTTTTCACACGTTGCTTTTCGGAGGCCTTGCTCTGCTGTTTGATGG gaTGAAATATTTATGGACCCCATACGTCTGCATGTTTACAGCATTTGGTGTTTGTTCTCCAGAGCTCTGGATGACTGTATTTAAGTGGCTTAAACTGAAGTCCATCCACCCTGTAGTTCTG TCTCTGATTCTGAGCACAGCGGTCCCTACAATCATTGGTTTCAGTTTGTGGAGAGAG TACTGCCCTCGTGTCTTATCAGAGCTGTCAGACCTGTCTGAGTTCTATGACCCAGATACAGTCGAGCTGATCAGCTGGATCAG GTCTCAGGCTCCGCTGGCGGCTGTCTTCGCAGGAAGCCCTCAGCTGTTAGGGACGGTGAAGCTGTGCTCGGGTTCAGCTGTGACCAGTTTACCGCTTTACTCCGACATCAACCTGCTGAAGAGGACTGAGGAT ACGTATCAGGTGTATGCAATGAGATCTGCAGAGGACATCTACAAGATCCTGACCGCTCAGAAGACAAACTACGTGATCATCGAGGAGTCCATCTGTAACGAGCTCAGTCTCATTAAAGGCTGCAGGATAAAAGACCTGCTCGACATATCAAACGGACAT GTTGTTTATGATAAAGGAGAGATGTACTCATTCTCCAAGCACGGACGATTCTGCCAGGAGATTAAAATGAACTACTCGCCCTACACAAACTACTTCACTCGAGTTTTCTGGAACCGCTCGTACCACATCTACAAAGTCAACTCTGTCATCTCCTTCCAGTACTGA